The genomic interval AGATTCTTTTTCGGCCGCAGCGGCGGGCGCGGAGCCGCACACCGATACGGCGGCGCGCCCGCAAGGGTGTTTCCCTTCCGGAGGGGAGATCCGGGACTTCGTTATCGCCGAGTCCGTGGAGAAGGGGACCCGCGGTGGTCAGGGTGAAGCGGTCTGCTGGGAGCGAGGAACGCCGGGTGAGGGGGAGGGCCCGTGTGAAGGCGGAGGAGGAGAACGCGAAAGGCGCCCCGCCGGAGGCAGGGCGAGCAGTGGGTCGGCTCAACAGGAAGAGGACCACACGCGACCGAAGTCGATGTGGGAGCGCTTGACCAGCCACTGCTGTGAATGCATGTGCCCAAGTGGAACAGGCATTCGGTGGGGCGTCAACCAGCCTGAGACGTACCGCTCACAGTGTGGACAACCTTGACAGCGCGGGGAAACGGCCCCGTAGTCTCGGCGGATACGGCCCTGCTGAGGGGCTCGGCCGTATCTCTTGTGTCCGTGTGAAGGCACCCGTCCGAGTTCGACCGACTCGATGTCACGGAGCCTTCGCATGCCCTCCGACACCCTTGCCCCAGCCCCCGCCGCACTCCGACCGACAGGTGCGCCGGCGGACAGACATGACGCCCACGGCTCGGAGCGCACCCGATGAGGCGCTCGCTGGTGATCGTCGGAGCCGGGCCGCGGGGGACCGGCCTGATCGAGCGGATCGCCGCCAACGCCCCGGAGCTGTACGACGGTTCGGGCCTCGACCTGCACCTGGTGGATCCGCACGAGCCCGGCGCCGGACGCATCTGGCGCGAGGCGCAGTCACCGCTGCTGTGGATGAACTCGCACGCCGAGGACGTCACCATGTTCACCGACGAGACGGTGGACATGGCCGGACCCGTGCGCTCCGGCCCCACCCTGCACGAGTGGGCCGGCATCGACGGCCGCACCTTCGCCGACCGGCAGCTCCAGGGCGCGTACCTGCGCTGGGTGCACGAGCAGGCGGTGGCCGCGCTGCCGCCGTCCGTGTCCGTCCACCACCATCCGCGACGTGCCCTGCGGGTGAGCGGACCGCGTGCGGGACGTCAGCGGGTCTGGCTGGAGGGCCGACCGCGCCCGCTCCTCGCCGACCTGGTCGTCCTCACCCTGGGGCATCTGGACGCCGAACTCGACGACGAGCAGCGGGACCTGGCTGCGTACGCCCGCGCCCACGGCCTCGTCCACCTGCCGCCCGACTTCACCGCCGACAGCGACCTGTCCGCGCTCGCGCCCGGCGAACCGGTCCTGGTCCGCGGGTTCGGGCTCGCCTTCGTCGACCTGATGGCGCTGCTGACCGAGGGCCGGGGCGGACGCTACGAGGGGGACACCTATGTCCCGTCCGGGCGCGAGCCGGTCCTCCACGTCGGATCGCGGCGCGGGGTGCCGTACCACTCGAAGATCGGCTACGACTGGACCGGCGAGCGGCCGCCGCTGCCCCGCTTCCTGGGGCCGGCCCAGATCGACGCGCTGCTCGCCCGGCGCGGGGCCGTCGACTTCCGGCGGGACGTGTGGCCGCTGGTGGCGAAGGAGCTCGGATTCGCCCACTACCACCGGCTGTTCACCGTGCACCCGGAGCGGACCGCGATGTCCTGGACCGACTTCGAGGAGAAGTACGCGGCCGTCGACGTGGCCCTCGAACGGGAGACCCTGGTGGCCTCCGCCGTGCCCGATCCCCGTGACCGGCTCGACCTCGTCGCGCTCGACCGGCCGCTGGAGGGCCTGCGGTACGCGACGCACGAGGAGTTCCAGGAGGGGCTGCGGGCGTATGTCGAGGCCGACCTGAGCCGCCGGCACGATTCCCGGTACAGCCCCGACCTGGCCGTGTTCCTCGGACTGCTCTCCGTCTACGGGCAGCTGGTGCGGCTCGGGGACATCGGTGGCCGGTGGCACGGGTTCTTCAGCTATCTGGCTTCAGGGCCGCCCGGCCCCCGGCTGCGGCAGCTGCTCGCGCTGTCCCGGGCCGGGGTGCTCCGGTTCGTCGGGGCGGACATGGAGATCCGCGCCGAGGGCGGGGTGTTCCGGGCGTCGAGCCCCACCGTGCCGGGCCACTCGGTCGAGGCGCGGGCCCTGGTCGAGGCCCGGCTGCCCGAGCCGACCGTGCGGCGGGCCCTCGATCCGCTGCTGCGCGCGCTGCACGACGAGGGGGTCGCCGAGAGTCCGGACGGGCTGCTGCGGGTGGACCGTGCCGACGGGCGGCTCCTGGACCGGTCCGGGCGCCCGCACCCCCGGCGCTTCGCCCTCGGGCCGCACACCGACGGCCGTACACCCGGCGCCTTCACCCGGCCGCGCACCGGCGGGCCCGCGTTCCGGCAGAACGACGCGACCGCGCGGGCCGCACTGCGGTTCCTGGGCGAGCTCGCCGGCCGTGCGGTCGCCTGAGCCGCCGGTGCGAGACGGCCGCCGGTCCGCGCGGTCGTGGTTGTTCCCCGCCGCGGCGGGCCGGACTCTCCTCCGAAAGGATTCCCCCACATGGCTTCCTCGCACGGCCGGGGGCTGGTGCACCTCGCCGCCGCCCTCGACCAGCCGTCGGCGTCCGACGCGCGTCCCTACGTCGAGGCGGCGCGGCTCGCCGAGCGCGGCGGGCTCGACTTCGTGACCCTGGACGACACCCTCGCCCGGCCCGGCCTCGACCCGCTCACGGTGCTGTCCCGGGTCGCGCCCGCCACCGGCCGGATCGGCCTGGTGCCCACGGTCACGAGCACCCACCCCGAGCTCTTCCGCGTCCTGGCCGCCGTCGCGACCCTCGACCGGGTCAGCCGGGGCCGGGCCGGCTGGCGGATCGACGGCTCGACCACCGGGGCCGAGGCCCGACTCCTCGGCCGCCGACCCGCGGCACCGGCCGGTCCACTGCGCGGGGAGACGGGTGAAGTCGCCGACGTGGCCGCGAAACCGTGCGACGTGCGGGAGGACGACACCGAGATACGGGACATGCCGAACGGCGGCCCGCGACCCCCGCACGGCCACCCGGTCCGCGTGGTCGACGCCACCGACGAACCCGCCCGCAGGACCGCCGCCCGGTACGCCGACGTGGCCCTCGTCCGCGCCGCGAGCGCCGCGCAGGCAGCCGCCGTACGGGATCAACTCCGCGCCACGGCAGCTGAGTTCGGGCGCCGCCCCGACGAACTGCGGGTCCTCGCCGGTCTCCTCGTCGACCTCGGCGACGGCGAGCACGCGGCCGCGCCGGGGCACGGCGGGGGCGGACCCCGCCAGACCGCACAGGGGCCGCTGTACCGGGGCGGCCCCGTCGACCTCGCGGCACTGATCGCCACCTGGCACGGCGAGGGCGTCGTCGACGGCTTCCACCTCACCCCCGCCGAACCGCTGCGGGACCTGGAACGGCTCGTCAACGGCACAGTGGCGCTGCTCCAGCACCGCGGACTGTTCCGCACCTTCTACCCGGGCAGCACGCTCCGGGAGCACCTGGACCTCGCCGTCCCCGCCCACCGGTGCGGGTAACTCGCCAGGGGCTGTTTTCGGCGATGCGGCGAAAGGGAACGGCAGCCGCCGGTTCCGGGTTCCGTACCCGTCCGCGCCGGTGGCCGACGGCCGTACGACGGTCGGCGTCGCGGAGCGCCGCTGACGCCCTGCCACTTCGCCGACCACCGTATCTGCCGCTTTCCGCCGCCGGGGAAGGCTCTCGGCGTGGCCCTCGTGGCGGGGGAGCGGGACGGGATTCGAGGCATGGCCGTTCCCTGTGAAGCACAAAGGTCTTTCAAAGACTGACGGCCGAAAGGCGCCCTTGCGCCGACCGTCCGTTCGGCCGAATACTCCCCCTCAGCGCTTGTCAGGAGCACGGCGTGTTCGAAAACCGGACGCCCGTGCCGCTGACTGCGCCTCACGGGCCCCGACCCCACGCGGGCCCCCGACTTCCCTTGGAGGGAACGAAACGTGAGGATCAAGCGCACCAACCCCCGCAGTGGCATTACGAGACGGACCCGGCTGATCGCCGGAACCACCGGCCTCGTGGCCGCGGCCGCGATCGCGGTCCCCAGCGCGAACGCGACCGCTGCGACCCCGTTCAGCACCGCCGAACTCAAGAGCGCCAGCAGTTCGGTGCTCAAGGCCGACATCCCGGGCACCGCCTGGGCCGTCGACAGCAAGACCAACCGTGTGGTCGTCACCGTCGACAGCACGGTCTCGCAGGCGGAGATCGCCAAGATCAAGGAGCAGGCGGGCAGCAACGCCGACGCGCTCACGATCAAGCACACCCCGGGCAAGTTCAACAAGCTGATCTCCGGCGGCGACGCCATCTATGCGAGTAGCTGGCGCTGCTCCCTCGGCTTCAACGTCCGCAGCGGGAGCACCTACTACTTCCTGACCGCCGGTCACTGCACCGACGGTGCGGGCACCTGGTGGTCGAACTCGGGCCACACGACCACCCTCGGCTCGACGGCCGGGTCCAGCTTCCCGACGAACGACTACGGCCTCGTCAAGTACTCGTCGAGCTACCCGGTCTCGTCGATCTCCGGCACCGTCGGCAGCGTCGACATCACCAGCGCCGCCACCCCGTCCGTGAACACCACGGTCTACCGTCGCGGTTCCACCACCGGCATCCACAGCGGCCGGGTCACCGCGCTGAACGCGACCGTCAACTACGGTGGCGGCGACATCGTCTACGGCATGATCCAGACCACGGTCTGCGCCGAGCCCGGCGACTCCGGCGGCCCGCTCTACTCCAACAGCGGTATCGCCTACGGTCTGACCTCCGGCGGCAGCGGCAACTGCTCCTCCGGCGGCACTACCTTCTTCCAGCCGGTCACCGAGGCCCTGAGCGCCTACGGCGTCAGCGTCTTCTAGGCCCGGCAGCGGCCTGAACCGCGGCCGGTACCTGGTGAGCCCCCGTACGCATCCGCCGTACGGGGGCTCGTCGCGATCACGAGGTGGTCCGCTCCGGTGGCGCGCAGAGCCAGTCCAGTACGGCCGGCAGGGCCTCAAGCGCGCCGAAGTGGCCGGTGTCCTGCTGGAGGACGGGCCGGACCCGGGGGATGCGGTCCGCCAGCCAGGTGAAGTGGCCGACCGGGGAGAGCGTGTCCTGGGCGCCGTGCCACAGCAGCACGGGCCGGGTGACGGCCGCCGGGTCGAAGCCCCAGCCGCTGAGCAGGGCGAGGCCGTCGTCGAGCCAGCCGTACGACGATCCGCGCAGCGCCTCCCGGTAGGTGCGCAGCAGCATCTCGCCGACCGCCGGGGTGGAGACGGTCCGCCGGTCGGAGTCCGTGAGCCCGTCGCGGAGGGAGACCAGCAGTTGCGCGGGGTCGCGGCGGATGTCGGCGGCGCGGGCGTCGAGGCGCCCGGCGAAGGCGAGCGGGTCGGTGAGCGCCCGGGTGTACTCCTCGACCTGGGAGGCGGCCATACCGTCGAACCAGCGCAGGTCCCTCGCGTCCGGGGGCGCGGGGGACGCCAGTGCCGCCGCGCGCCGCACCCGGGAGGGCAGCAGCGCGGCGCAGGCCAGGGCGTGCGGGGCGCCGCCGGAGTGGCCGAGCACCGAGAAACGGCCGAGCCCGAGGGCTCCGGCCAGCTCCGCCACGTCCCGGGCGGCGTCGGCCACGCGGCGCCCCGGCAGACGGTCCGAGTCGCCGTAACCGGGGCGGTCGTAGGCGATGAACCGGATGTGCGGATGCGCGGCGACGACGTCCCGGGGGACGAGACCGAAGCGGCAGCCCGGGGTGCCGTGCAGCAGGACCACCGGACTGCCGTCCGGATCGCCGTGCTCCTCGACCGTCAGCCGGCGGCCGTCCTGTGTCCTGATGCCGTGGACCACCCGTGTCCTCCGTCTCCCCTTTGTGTACACAGCGGAGTTACCGTCGAAGTACACACCTTGAGCGCCTGGTTCGGACCCTGGGGGTCGCGATGGTCGAGGAGCTGGTGGCGGCGGGCGTGACGCTCGCGTCCGCCGGAGCGGTGTACGCGATGGCGGCCGCGCGGGTTGTCAAGCAGTACGAACGGGGCGTGGTCTTCCGTCTCGGAAAGCTTCGGCCGGACGTGCGCGGGCCGGGGTTCACGATGATCGTTCCGGGCGTCGACAAGCTCCGGAAGGTCAACATGCAGATCGTGACCATGCCGGTGCCCGGGCAGGAGGGCATCACCCGGGACAACGTCACGGTGCGGGTGGACGCCGTCGTCTACTTCAGGGTGACCTCGCCGGCCGAGGCGGTCGTCCGGGTCGAGGACTACCGGTTCGCGGTCGCGCAGATGGCGCAGACCTCGCTGCGGTCGATCATCGGCAAGAGCGAGCTGGACGATCTGCTGTCCAACCGCGAAAAGCTCAACCAGGGACTGGAGTTGATGATCGACAGCCCCGCGGTGGAGTGGGGCGTCACCATCGACCGGGTCGAGATCAAGGACGTCTCGCTCCCCGAGACCATGAAGCGGTCCATGGCCCGGCAGGCCGAGGCGGACCGGGAGCGGCGGGCGCGGGTCATCAACGCGGACGCGGAGCTCCAGGCGTCGAAGAAGCTGGCCGAGGCGGCCAAGGAGATGTCCGAGCAGCCTGCCGCGCTGCAGCTGCGGCTGCTGCAGACGGTGGTGGCGGTGGCGGCGGAGAAGAACTCGACCCTGGTGCTGCCGTTCCCCGTCGAGCTGCTGCGGTTCCTGGAGAGGGCGCAGCAGGGGGTGGCGGCGCCCGCTCCGCAACAACCGGTGCGGGAATCGGTGCAGCAACCGGTGCGGGAATCGGTGCGGGAATCGGTGCAGGAGCAACGTCCGTCTCTTGAGTCCCGGCCGGATCCTGATTCCGAGGGGTCGAATTCAGGACAGGACTAGACCTTACGGGCTGATGAGGTGTTACTCGCTCGTAGTGTTTGCAGCGTGAACGGCCTGGGCTGACCGTGAGCTGTCAAAAATGGCAGGGGCGCGCAACCGCGTTCTACGCGCGTCCGGAAGTCACCCTTGTACGCCCCCTGTGGGGTTCGGAAGAGTAAGGGCTCGTCAACCAGCCTTCCGGCCCGCGAGATCCCCACAATCTCAGGGCCGCCCCCCCACAGGAGGACCCGAGTTGAAGCACCGACGCATACCCAGGCGGCGGATCGTCGTGGCAGGTGCGGGCATCACCGCGCTGGTCGCCGCGGGAGTCACCTTGCAGACTGCGAACGCCAGCGAGACGCCGGCCTCGCCCCAGGTCAAGACCCTCTCGGCTGTCGCGGCCGGAAAGCTCGCCTCGACGCTCGGGACCGAACTCGGCGCGGACGCGGCGGGAACGTTCTACGACGCGAAGACCAAGAGCCTCGTGGTGAACGTGCTCGACGAGGACGCGGCGCGGACCGTCTCGGCGGCCGGGGCCACGGCCAGAGTCGTCTCGAACTCCCTCGCCGAGCTGAAGAGCGCGCGTACGACGCTCGTCGACGACGCGACCGTCCCGGGGACGTCCTGGGTGACCGACCCCACCACCAACAAGGTCGTCGTCACGGCCGACCGCACGGTCTCCGCCGCCGAGTGGGCCAAGCTCGCCAAGGTGGTCGACGGGCTGGGATCGGTTGCCGAACTCCAGCGCACGAAGGGGGAGTTCACGCCCTTCGTCGCCGGCGGTGACGCGATCAGCGGATCCGGTGGGCGCTGCTCCCTCGGCTTCAACGTGGTGAAGGGCGGACAGCCGTACTTCCTCACCGCCGGACACTGCACCGAGGCGATCTCGACGTGGTCGGACTCCAGTGGGAACAAGATCGGCACCAATGAGGTGTCGAGCTTCCCGGACAACGACTTCGGGCTGGTGAAGTACACGGCCTCGGTCGACCATCCCAGCGAGGTGAACCTCTACAACGGGTCCGCGCAGGCGATCACCGGGGCCGCGTCGGCGACCGTCGGCCAGTCGGTGACGCGCAGCGGGTCCACGACCCAGGTGCACTCCGGGAAGGTCACCGGTCTGGACGCGACGGTGAACTACGGCAACGGCGACATCGTGAACGGGCTGATCCAGACCGATGTGTGCGCGGAGCCGGGGGACAGCGGCGGGTCGCTGTTCTCGGGGAGCAGCGCGATCGGACTGACGTCCGGTGGCAGCGGCGACTGCACCTCCGGTGGGGAGACGTTCTTCCAGCCGGTGACGGAGGCGTTGTCGGCGACCGGGGCGTCGATCGGCTGACGGTTCGGCGGTACGTGAAGTCCCGCCCCCTGCGTGGGGGGCGGGACTTTCGCGTCTCCTGTCATCGTTATCCGTTCGAGACCGCACGTTGCTCACGCCGTGCTTGGGGCGGCCGTTACATTTGCGGTTCCTGGGGCTCAACTTCCCTTTGACCGACGGAAGTTGATCTCTCGGCAGGTGCCTTCACAGCCAAATGTTTCGGGGGAAACGCTGTGCAGAAGATCCAGCTGACCTATTGGTGGAACGGGCACGAGCCCGGTGACGTCGTGGACGTCGACGACCTGGCCGCGCGGGAACTGCTCGGTGTCATCGCGCGCCCCGCGGAGGGCGACGCGGAATCCGAAGACGCCGCGGACCCCGCAGACTCCGATGAGTGAGCCGTACGTCACCTTTCCGGACGTCGAGCAGTTGGTCGTCGATCTGCTCAAGGACCGCAGCGAGCTGGCAGGCGTCGTCGTCGATGTCGCGCCGCCCGCCGGGTTCGACGGCTCGCAGCGCGCCGTACTGGTCTCCCGGATGGGCGGTGCCTGGGCGGAGGACCCCCGGCTCGACAATCCGCTGGTCGACCTGGAGGTGTACGGCCCCTCCAAGGCGGCGGCCCACACCGTCTCCCTCGTGGCGCGTTCCCTGGTGCTCCAGCTCCGGGGCGTGCGGTACGGCGGGGCGACCGTCGTGGACGTGGTCGAGGAGGACGGGCCGCGCTGGCTGCCCGACTATCGGCACGCGAGTGCCAACCGCTATGTCTCGACCACCCGCCTGGTGGTCCGCCCGGCCTGAACGGCCGTATCACCGGCTTCGCTTCGCCGTATGACCGGCTTGGCTTCGCCGTACTCCCACAGCAGCACGTCATGTCCATCTCCCAGCAAGGAGCAGTGATGGCCGGAACGAACGCCAAGGAGATCCGGGTCGCGGGCAATGGCCGCGTGCTCATCGCCCCGCTCGCCACCGCACCGCCCGCCGACACCGCCGCGGCGTGGGGTGCCGGGTGGAAGGACCTCGGCTACACCACCACCGACGGGGTCAAGATCACCAAGAAGGACAAGCTGGACCCCGTGGACACCTGGCAGAGCGTCAGCTCGGCGAGGTTCGTCTACTCCGACCGCGACCTCAGCTTCAAGTTCCAGCTCCTCCAGCTGAACGAGGACACCCTGCCGTTCTTCTTCGGCGGCGGGCAGGTCAAGGAGACGGCGGCCGGGTCCGGCCTCTACAAATACGAGCTGGCGGCCGAGCCGAAGTTCGACGAGCGGATGCTCGGGGTGGAGTTCGTGGACGGCGACGAGGTCAAGTACCGCATGATCGTCGCCCGGGGCCAGGTGACCGAGACGGAGGAGCTCGCCCTCGTTCGTACGGCTCCCGTGAAGCTCGGGGTCACCTTCACCGCGCTGGCCACGGTGGACGGTGCCCCGCTGGCGACCTTCCTGATGAAGGACCCGAGCTTCAGCGCGGCCTGATTCCTTCGTTCGTCTCGTGTCATTCGTGCCGTCTCGCAGCAAGGAGCCCCACCGACATGGCCCCCTTCAACGTCAACGCCGCCCGTGCCCAGCGTCTCGAAGCAGTCGGGAAGAACTGGGAGTTCGAGGTGGACGGTGATGTGTTCCGGCTCCCCACCGAGTTCCCGCGCGGTATCGCCAAGCAGATCGCCGCGCTGGACGACAACGACATCGACGGGTTGCTGGCGCTGCTGCTCGGTGCGGAGCAGTTCGAGCGGTTCTGCAAGTACGACACGAGTGTGCAGGACGTCTCCGCGATCCTGGAGGCGTACGGCAACGACACCGGCATGTCGTTGGGGGAAGGCTGAGCCTCGGCGCGCTGGTCGACGAGCACGCCGAGGCTCTGGAGGCGGATCTGCTCCGCCACTACGGGGTCGACCTCCTCGACTGGCACCGGGGGCGGCTCTCCTCGCGCCGCCTTCGGGTGCTGGTCGAACACCTTCCCTCGGACTCGTCGTTCGCCCGAGCGGTCCACGGCGAACAGGCGGAGTGGACGGTCACGGACCATCTGCTGGCGGCCGTCGTCGACCATCTCGCCGTGGCCAACTGGATGTTCGCGACGGTCCACCGGGACGAGGACACGGAACCGGCGGAGTATCCGGAGCCTTTGCCACGTCCGGGAGACGGCCCGACTTCGACTGATACTCCGCTCGTCGACCTCTCGTCTGCCGGAGAGGGACGCGCCGCGAGCCCGGTCGAGATCGTGGCGTTTTTGAGTTCGCCCGGTTGAGAGGGAGTAGAACATGACCGTGCCGACTGACCCGATGTGGCCCGTCGAAATGGCGAAAAGGCTCTTCGATCAGGAACTGGGCAAGGCGAGAGAGACAATCAATGAGCTGGCACGGACTGCTGTCAAGAAAAGCTTCGAAACAGAGGCGGTGATCGCCGCAGGGCCTGCCAAGGCCGAGGCGCTCGGAGTTTTCACCGCGGTCAACGCCGCAAAGCTG from Streptomyces sp. CC0208 carries:
- a CDS encoding alpha/beta hydrolase; protein product: MVHGIRTQDGRRLTVEEHGDPDGSPVVLLHGTPGCRFGLVPRDVVAAHPHIRFIAYDRPGYGDSDRLPGRRVADAARDVAELAGALGLGRFSVLGHSGGAPHALACAALLPSRVRRAAALASPAPPDARDLRWFDGMAASQVEEYTRALTDPLAFAGRLDARAADIRRDPAQLLVSLRDGLTDSDRRTVSTPAVGEMLLRTYREALRGSSYGWLDDGLALLSGWGFDPAAVTRPVLLWHGAQDTLSPVGHFTWLADRIPRVRPVLQQDTGHFGALEALPAVLDWLCAPPERTTS
- a CDS encoding S1 family peptidase; amino-acid sequence: MKHRRIPRRRIVVAGAGITALVAAGVTLQTANASETPASPQVKTLSAVAAGKLASTLGTELGADAAGTFYDAKTKSLVVNVLDEDAARTVSAAGATARVVSNSLAELKSARTTLVDDATVPGTSWVTDPTTNKVVVTADRTVSAAEWAKLAKVVDGLGSVAELQRTKGEFTPFVAGGDAISGSGGRCSLGFNVVKGGQPYFLTAGHCTEAISTWSDSSGNKIGTNEVSSFPDNDFGLVKYTASVDHPSEVNLYNGSAQAITGAASATVGQSVTRSGSTTQVHSGKVTGLDATVNYGNGDIVNGLIQTDVCAEPGDSGGSLFSGSSAIGLTSGGSGDCTSGGETFFQPVTEALSATGASIG
- a CDS encoding slipin family protein codes for the protein MVEELVAAGVTLASAGAVYAMAAARVVKQYERGVVFRLGKLRPDVRGPGFTMIVPGVDKLRKVNMQIVTMPVPGQEGITRDNVTVRVDAVVYFRVTSPAEAVVRVEDYRFAVAQMAQTSLRSIIGKSELDDLLSNREKLNQGLELMIDSPAVEWGVTIDRVEIKDVSLPETMKRSMARQAEADRERRARVINADAELQASKKLAEAAKEMSEQPAALQLRLLQTVVAVAAEKNSTLVLPFPVELLRFLERAQQGVAAPAPQQPVRESVQQPVRESVRESVQEQRPSLESRPDPDSEGSNSGQD
- a CDS encoding FAD/NAD(P)-binding protein, translated to MRRSLVIVGAGPRGTGLIERIAANAPELYDGSGLDLHLVDPHEPGAGRIWREAQSPLLWMNSHAEDVTMFTDETVDMAGPVRSGPTLHEWAGIDGRTFADRQLQGAYLRWVHEQAVAALPPSVSVHHHPRRALRVSGPRAGRQRVWLEGRPRPLLADLVVLTLGHLDAELDDEQRDLAAYARAHGLVHLPPDFTADSDLSALAPGEPVLVRGFGLAFVDLMALLTEGRGGRYEGDTYVPSGREPVLHVGSRRGVPYHSKIGYDWTGERPPLPRFLGPAQIDALLARRGAVDFRRDVWPLVAKELGFAHYHRLFTVHPERTAMSWTDFEEKYAAVDVALERETLVASAVPDPRDRLDLVALDRPLEGLRYATHEEFQEGLRAYVEADLSRRHDSRYSPDLAVFLGLLSVYGQLVRLGDIGGRWHGFFSYLASGPPGPRLRQLLALSRAGVLRFVGADMEIRAEGGVFRASSPTVPGHSVEARALVEARLPEPTVRRALDPLLRALHDEGVAESPDGLLRVDRADGRLLDRSGRPHPRRFALGPHTDGRTPGAFTRPRTGGPAFRQNDATARAALRFLGELAGRAVA
- a CDS encoding S1 family peptidase, giving the protein MRIKRTNPRSGITRRTRLIAGTTGLVAAAAIAVPSANATAATPFSTAELKSASSSVLKADIPGTAWAVDSKTNRVVVTVDSTVSQAEIAKIKEQAGSNADALTIKHTPGKFNKLISGGDAIYASSWRCSLGFNVRSGSTYYFLTAGHCTDGAGTWWSNSGHTTTLGSTAGSSFPTNDYGLVKYSSSYPVSSISGTVGSVDITSAATPSVNTTVYRRGSTTGIHSGRVTALNATVNYGGGDIVYGMIQTTVCAEPGDSGGPLYSNSGIAYGLTSGGSGNCSSGGTTFFQPVTEALSAYGVSVF
- a CDS encoding LLM class flavin-dependent oxidoreductase, with translation MASSHGRGLVHLAAALDQPSASDARPYVEAARLAERGGLDFVTLDDTLARPGLDPLTVLSRVAPATGRIGLVPTVTSTHPELFRVLAAVATLDRVSRGRAGWRIDGSTTGAEARLLGRRPAAPAGPLRGETGEVADVAAKPCDVREDDTEIRDMPNGGPRPPHGHPVRVVDATDEPARRTAARYADVALVRAASAAQAAAVRDQLRATAAEFGRRPDELRVLAGLLVDLGDGEHAAAPGHGGGGPRQTAQGPLYRGGPVDLAALIATWHGEGVVDGFHLTPAEPLRDLERLVNGTVALLQHRGLFRTFYPGSTLREHLDLAVPAHRCG